In Leishmania donovani BPK282A1 complete genome, chromosome 20, one genomic interval encodes:
- a CDS encoding glutaredoxin, putative, with protein sequence MNQALDPARAPQFLDSMLRRNRIVLISATYCQFSTKLKMLLIELKHRFVSLEIDIIPNGREVFQEVVARTGVHTVPQVFLNGKYLGGYDDLIALYHKRELSETLEKR encoded by the coding sequence ATGAATCAAGCCCTAGACcctgcacgtgcgccgcAGTTCCTGGACtcgatgctgcgccgcaacCGCATCGTGCTCATCTCCGCCACCTACTGCCAGTTCTCCACCAAGCTGAAGATGTTGCTGATTGAGCTGAAGCACCGCTTTGTCTCGCTGGAGATCGACATCATTCCCAACGGGCGAGAGGTTTTTCAGGAGGTGGTAGCCCGCACCGGCGTGCACACAGTGCCGCAGGTGTTCCTCAACGGTAAGTACCTTGGCGGATACGACGACCTCATCGCGCTCTACCACAAGAGAGAGCTCTCCGAGACTCTGGAGAAGCGGTGA